cattTAGTAAATGATGTGCTTTTCTTTCCATCCACAATCTGAGTTCAAATTCCTCCATCACCACTTTGTATCCAACTTGGTCATTTGAATCAGGTCTATGAGATGAGATAAGCTTTAATTGTCACAGGTAcactgaaacacacagtgaaatgcgccGTTTGCATCGAATCAGTGAGGACTGTGCTGGGCAGCCAGCAAGGGTCACCACGCATCAGTGCTGacgtagcatgcctacaactcactaaccctaaccacacATCTTTGcgatgtggcaggaaactggagcacccagaggaaacccacacggtcacggacagaatctacaaactccttacagacagcggccagaactgaaccccaatcttactgCTGGCGGTgtatagcattgcactaaccgcgATGCTaagtgcgcacacacacacactcacactcactttTTCTCTCCTTGTTCAGAATGCTTCTAAAAATGATCAGACTTTAACATTTCCTAATGTGGTTGGTGCCAAATTTTGTTTCCTAATTTCACTATAAAAGACCTTGGGAGACTTAGTTCAAAGGCCCCATACAGTTGCAAGTTTTTGTTATGTAACTGTGTTACATAACTGCATGTGTTTCTGCTCTCTCACATTTCCATCAGCCACACTGAAAGGTAAGGGTAAGTTGGTCAAAATGACAGTGCTTTAATAAAGAGATAAAGGAAAAATTATCCCCTAGTTACCACAAGCTTGCATGTCGATTTGCTGATTCGAGCAACAGATCAGCAGGAATAATGCCTACTTGGAGTTGAGTCAACACTTGGGAGATTGCTTCACTCCCCTGGAACCAGAGATGTGTTTTGTATAGGAAGGTGATGCATATATTTACATttttataccccccccccccattttaaaaaaaaaggttccAGAGACAGAAATTACCCCATGACACTTGGAGTAATAGTAGTAGTGCGATCACTCGGGTCAGGTGTGATCTATTGTTTTGccttcaggtggctgtagaggccgatcTGGGATCCACACAGTCTGGAGCAGTGTGGGCAAGTGTAAGTAATGGTTGTGGTTATGGCTGGGTTGTCCAGTCTCTCCTTTGGCAGCTGCTGCTTGTTCTCTATGGCACAGCAGAGGTCCCCCATgtagcacagctccctcttgaacagagttcctccaggtgtatctgtTGGGTGCTGTGTCTGcccagttttagatgtcatgaatTTCTTCAGGCACATTTTGATGTTACGTTTGATgcctttgcccaccaggggctcGCTGACCTTCCTTCTACTGGTAGTGAAGGATGTGCTTGGGGAGATGTGAGTTAGTATTACAGTatggaatcaggccctttggcccatgtcaTCCATACCCTTCAGTTCCCCGTGCTTGGCTCAAATCCCACTAAACCTTACCATAGTCCATTGCCATTAAAGTTTAGGTTTAACTAAAGTAAAAATCTCAAAGCAGTGAAAAAAATAGCAACAACAAAAAACAGTGAGGGTAAGATGTGAAGGGGAGAACTTGGAGCGAGCAGATGGGGAAAATTTGATTATTAAACTGTACGCTGCTGCTTCTCTCCTGTTTCAATGGGAGaggtggtgagagagagaaacagaagatGTTAAAGGATCAAAAATTATACCAGGGAGAAAACATGAAATTTGACATAGAAGAGAATTAATTACTTTTATCACATGGACCTGCCCAGGCAATGGGAGAAACAGCAGGTGTTTGTTTATAAGCCGGATTTCTTTGAGAACAGCATTCTGTTGGATTTTCTGGCTATTGAtgtttggggtggggggtgggagtaCAACAAAGCTGTACAGCCCAGGGACCTGACCACGCAACACCGGCAGTGCAGACCATCCACATCTCTGTATCCACCTCCCAACTTTTGCATCTGACTTTTCATCAGCATCTCCGCCAATAAATGTAGGCAGCTGAGACCCAAGAAATCATTAGTTAATTCttactgttttatgtcttttaatCCTCAATTTTACTCATTATTGTTATTCTTACTTTAATCATAAAGAAGTTGGCCGTATTTTTCCAAGCCCTTAGCTGGTGGGATAAGATGTCTTTGATATTCTATTATGTGGAGTGGCTTACTGATTGGTTAATAAGTATTATTTTGtctcatagaccataagacatatgagcagaattaggccattgagcccatcgagtctgcttcaagTACTTAATTAATCATTCATTCTTTCtgtattttattctttatatCACTCTAATAAtttcttgtaaccttcaacacaTGTACAGAGCCTCCTATGTTTGCAAATACCTCTtggtgctgaatcagaaaagAACAGGGAATGAATTTTAAATTGTTTTCATTACACCATGATACTACTTGGTCAAGAATTGCCTTGGTGTCAAGGAGGGTCACCCTCACCTCATCTCCAGAATTCAGCTCTTTGGTTCACATTTGGACGAAGATCGAAGACTGTGATGAGCTTTGGAGCCCAGTGATACTGGAGAAATCAGTACCATCAATATGCAGATTATTTAGTACATTTGCAACAGCAGGTCAGAGGTTGAGTAGTATGTAGCCACTGATTTGTTTGCTGATTTCCCAAAGTATTTCTGTGTATTCCACCGAAAGTGTGACGCTGTATTTTTGATTTGATTTAGTCCAAAATTCAGGAGgttatattgcagctttataaaagtttggttaggccacatctggagtattgtgtatgattctggtcgccccactataggaaagattaCATATTTCCAAATAGTGTGTTCCTTTATGTCTTGAACTTTCAGGGAGTAGTGTTTGTGAGGTGCTGATGGAAGATACCttggtttggagagggtgcagacgagGCTTAGCAGGATGCTGTctagtttagagggcatgtgctatcaggaAAGGCTGGATAAACGTGGGTAGTTTTCTTTGGAGCGCTGGAGGCTGAGAAGAAATCTGATTGATTATGAGTGGCATAGAGAgtatgtttcccagggttgaaatgtctaacaccagggggcatgcagtgaaggtgagaggggagtaggttcaagggggatgggaggggtaaattttttactcagcaAGTCatgaatgcctggaatgcacagcctgcTATGGTGGTACTGTAGAGGCAAACACATTAGAGTCTATTATgcaacatttggataggtacatggatgtaagtaagatggagggatatggacgaagtgtagggattagtgtttgattgctttttagctggttcagcacaacattgtgggctgaatggcctgttcctgtgctgtactcttccatgTTCCTAAAAGGCAAATCCAAAAATaactcaacaacatccttgacaaTTGGCATCTGATCTACAAACTGAACTGTCAACCATCTACAAAGTTACTCTCTGCTAATTTACCAAGGTATCTTCCATCAGCACCTCACAAACACTACGCCCTGAAAGTTCAAGAGCTGTGGACATAAAGGAACACACTATTTGGAAATATGTCATCATTCCTGTTTTAATAAAATCCTGGAATTCCTTATCTAGTTACTAAGTGCTAGTACCTTCAACATTCAGAATGCAAAGCTTTATTATCACTTCTCAAATGCAATTAGGAATACGCCATTAAAGCTAATATGCGTAGAATCACTGAGTAATATTAGCACAGAACGTGCGAGGAAGTGCGCAGAACGGGAGATGACACTTAATCATTCCCTATCCTAATATTATTCATTAACCCGTTGAGGAGGTTTGTAGCAGTAAGTGCAAGGAAGAAGggctggaagatcatcggggacaccagccACTCCAACCATAAACGGTTTCAGCTACTTCCATCTAGCAAACGGTGCCGCAGCAGGACCAACGGGcgatgggacagcttctttctacaagccattagacttttaaaatTAACATGTCcgtctgtacattgcaacggagtcataacgcaaagatttttactccctcacattggaTGGATGtatgatttaaaaaattctaaccTACTTCCATCCCACTTAAAGGTTTTAATTTGAATTAATTCCCTGACAAAAAAAATCCCTCAGTTCCACATCGCACTCCACTCACTCCCATTTTGCAAACCACGTTCCTATTTATTATTCTACCACACTGATTGTTAATCACTCTATCCTTTTCCAACTTTGCAATAATCCCATTTCTGTCCCCGGTCTTCTCAATCCCTGCTCCCTGTATTCTTTACTCAAATCCCAGTTCCCCTCCTATACGACAATACAATCAATTTCCTTTCCACTTCCCTGCCGGTCCCGGCCACGCACGCGCAGTGAGCTGGGGGATGGGGTTGCAGGGACTTCCGGCGAGTTCGCGGTACTTCCGGTTCACTCGGAGGCGGCCGAGCCGAGCATGGGGCGCGGGTTGGATCTGCCTGACTACAAGGTCTGGAGCCCAAAGGGCACCCCGCTGGAGCAGGTGCAGGAGAGGCTGGCGCGGCGGGGCCTGCGCGACCCCTGGGCCCGGTGAGAGCAGGGCGGCGGGGCGGTGATCACCTGTTTATGCCTGAAGGGAGTTGAGGGGTGACGATAGTGTGGAAGTTCTCCCGCCCACCTGAGACTGTTCAAAAATAGCCCAAGCGGTTTAATTCGGGAGCCTTCCTTTAACAAACATGCCATCTGAAATCGGACAGTACCGGTCATTCAATTCGTCATTGACAAGTCACCTTACAAGGGCAAAGTAGAGTTTTGTGAGAACACCGCGGCGcgtttctctttctccttctaTACGTCTGATTTATCATTCTTACGAGCGGGGATTGGTGTACGAGTGTACGACCGTCCAGCAGTTACTTTGTCCATCTGTGTCCCGATGCCTGAACTAGTGATGATATGAAAGATCCTAGCCTAGAGCCTGATCATTGTCTCTTTCTCTTGGAAGGAAGAGCATCTCAGAGTTTTGGTTTGTGACTGCGGAAATAAGACATGAGTGGGCAGACACGGGAATAATACTTTGTGAAGCAAATATTACACTTTATCAGCTTTAACACCCTAGGTCAGAGTCTGTCTGAAGCATAGTGTATGACTATGTAGAGTTTTGAACTCTTAAACCAGAGTTGCCAGGCTGTAATGACATTCCATGTTTTGGTTCTTTATCAATTGTGATCAGTCAGTGATGATTTCCCAGTATCTATAAAGTTGTGAGTTTGAAGTAAATTGAGAAAGTACTAAAAGCTCAGTATCTCTGGCAGTATCGGTAGAAAGGGAAACAgcattgatgtttcaggtcaaagaccattCATCAAAATTGGGGATAAAGCaaaaaacaattttgttttaagtTCTAGTAAAAACCAGGAGCAATGGATGGGGGGAAAGGAAGCAATTTTGATCATGTGAGGCCAGGATATTAATAGGCCATctgattttcaaagttcaaagtaaatttatctcctatggttcaagaacctgatggttgaggggtaataactgttcctgaacctggtggtgtgagccctgaggctcctctaccaccttcctgatggcagcagttagaagagagcatgacctgggtgatgggagtccttgatgatggatgctgctttcctgcgacagcgctccgtgtagatgcgctcaaaggtggggaggactttactcgtgatggactgggcattaTCTACtacattttgttggattttccattcaagggcattggagtttccataccaggctgtgatgcagccaggcaaTGTACACTCCACTgcccatctatagaagtttgtcaatgttttagatgtcatattgaatcttcacaaactcctgaggaagtagaggcgctgccatgcttgCTTCGGAATGGCACTTAAGCGCCTGGCCCAGgactgatcctctgaaatgacaacactgagagatttaaagttgttgaccaaccctctccacctctgatgccctggtgaggactggctcgtggatctctggtttcctcctcttggtCAACAATCAGCTACCTGGAGTTGCTAACATtgggtaagaggttgttgttatggcaccattcaaccaggttttcaatctccctcctatatgctgattcgtcacaaTCTGTGATTCAGCCTATCACAGCGGTGTcgacagcaaacttaaatatggcattggagctgtgcttagcctcacagtcacaagtacaaagcgagtagagcagggggctaagcgcacagccttgtggtgcacctgtgctgatgaagattgtggagatgttgtcaatccgaactgactgggatttgcaagtgaggaaatcgaagatccaactgcacaaggaggtattgaggccaaagacTTGAaagattgattagttttgaggggatgatagtattgaatgccaaactgtagtTGATaaggaacatcctgatgtatgcatctttgctgtccaaatgtaccagggttgagtgaagagccaacgagatgggatctgctgtggacctgttgtgacagtaggtagtttggagcagatccaaggtATTTCTCAGGCGGAagttgatacgtttcatcaccaatctctcaaaacatttcatcactgtggatgcaagtgctactggttgttagtcattgaggcaggtgacTATATTCTTCTTGGGTttcggtataattgaagcctgcttgaagcaggaggGTACCACCTACTGCTGAAACGAGAGGGTGCtgatattggtgaacactccagccagttaattggtacaggtctttagtactcagccaggttctccatctgggccagatgttttctgtgggttcaccttcctgaaggatgctctcacttcTGCCTCAGGAACTGAAGTCACAGAGTCATTGGGAGACGTGGGAGTTTGAGAAggctcctccatgttttgacagtcaaagtgagcatagagagcattgagctcacctgggagtgaagccctgttgttgcCCATGTCACTTGGTTTCAATTTTAGGAGGtaatagtattcaagccctgccatagCTGTCGAGCACCCTTCGGTGTTTAaaatttggtccagaattgctgTGAGACagctttccagagattgtacaTTATCCTCACTTACTTTGCTTGCTtatcagacctgaatgccactgatctggccttcAACAttttgcagatctcatggtttgtATAGGGCTTCTGGTTTTGGAagtctgaatgattttgtagggACACACCCATCTATGAcagtttttataaagtctgtcacaaccatggtgtattcactaagatcctctgatgaggacttgAACTCGGCTCAGTCCGTCGACTCTAAACAATCCGTAGCTGCTTCTCTGCCTCCCGCAACCACCACTTTCTTCTCCTTAGCTCAGGTGCCTTGCTCTTTAGTTTCTGCCTGTATGCAGATAGGAGAAGGAAGGCCAAgtaatcagatttcccaaaatgcaactGAAGCATGGAACGTTAGGCTTTTCTATTTGTAGTATGGCAGTGGTTGAGTATGTTGGGACCCCTACTGCTGtagattatatgctgatgataactgggcagagatttcttcaagcaagcctgattgaagtctctGACCATGATTTAAAATGTGTCAggatgggctgtttcttgtttgatgATGGCAACATTCAATATCTCGAGTGCCTGTTTAGCTTTTGCCGGTATGTAAACTGGTCAGGATCAcggaggagaactctcttggtaagtagaacaGTCAGCATTTAATCGTTAGATGGTTCAGGTCAGGGGAACAAGAGTGCGACAAGACCAAGCACTGCAGAATGTTTCTCATGAAACACTCTTTTGCCTTCCCCAAATCAGCAGTTTGGTCCATCCTGTGTATTGAGAAGCCAAACCCTGTGTGTTTGGAGTAAGCCAAGTCTCTGTGAAACACAGAAAAGAGCAATTCCTCATTTTCCTCTGATAACAACAATCTTACCCTTGGGTCCTCAATTTTGTTCCCCAGCGACTATACATAGGCGAACAAGATGCTCCCAGTGGATTAGCTGGTGTTAACAAAGAGATAATAATTCTTGCAGTAAGTAGGGTTTTTCTCAGGGAATTTCCCCCACTGGTGGATGACCTACACTAGGTCATTTGAAACTGTTAAATTTGACATAAAATCTGTAAGACTGCTATATACAACACTTGTCCTTTTACCTGTCTGAATTCCATTGAGAACCAAACAGTTcatccaggtgaagcagtgaATAATTAGAACTTCTTCCACTCTAGTGTACTGTATTCAGTGTTGGCAGTGTGTTCTGTATATTGATTAAATCAAATACACATTGAAAGATCACATGGTGGAGTGCCTATATTCAGCCTTCCACATGTCTCTCATTTTAAACCTCTGTCCCACTTCCATTCTGACCTTTCTGCCAGTGGCCTCCTGCACTGTTAAAATGAAACTAATGTCAGCCGATGAAACAGAATGTCAACGGTCAACTATCAAATTCAACATTTTCAGGGAAAAAGTTGTGTATATCAGAACTGGCCTCGCCTGCTATTGAATATTCATCTGTAATTTTTGCTCAGATTTTCTTTCTATTAATACTTATTAATCTGCTGGACATTTCCTGTGGTTCTGGCCTACTGTagcttttaaatgtttttttttaaagtgtgtaTTCTCCCTCTAACTCTCATTAACCTCTTAACTAAATAACCTCATTGACAGAATATCCTCAGCATCTCTGATCTCAACCTATCAAAGATGTTGCCTTTTTCCAATCCATCCCTCTCTGCAATTTTATACTAAATTGTATTGTTTCATagttctgaaatattaactctgtacTTTCACAGTTgttgtttccatcattttctctGTCTTCGTGATGCTGATTTATCCCCTGTTGGAGGTGTCAACTATCTTTTGTCACCGACAGAGCAATCCTATTGGCAAATTAAGATTTCAGTTAATATTGGAACCAAGTGATGCTGTTCTCGGTATGTGACCATGTGATGAAATGGACTGATTATTTCCTATCTTGTATCTTTGCAGCAACGAGGCATGGCGGTTCAGCGGAGGCTTTAATAAGCCAATCACTTTCAGCAATATTTTCTTCCGAGGCTTCAAGTGGGGATTTGCAGCGTTTGTTGTGGCTTTGGGTGTCGAATATGCACTATCATCTCCCAACAAGAATGATGGACATCATTAAAGAATGAACTCTTAAAACCCTTGAAGCTTCCAGGAATTTGTGGTTTCTCCCCAACTCTCTTCAAATAGCTAGCACTTGAAATGAGAGCTGAACTCTTATTTAAGAATAAAACAACCTACTGAGTCAAAAACTGTTCTGCTTTTTATCCATTGATTTCTTGTCAGGTTGTGTCCCCTCCTGAAGATGGGGATTGGTGTAATTGGAGCTCATCACTCTCCGGTACCTGTTCCATGCGGTTATTGTTTAACAAGGGTAATAGTGGCATTAATTCTGCAAGTACCCTAATCTATATGGTATGTTGCAGTACTATTGTCAGATTCTACAGGTATGCAAAGAGTACTTAGCTTTCATTGCCATCTTTCTGGCAAAACCACACAGTCATCGTAATCACCCACTATCCTATCAAGTTCTCCATGTTGTCAGTGAACAAGTCATAATTTCCCTTGTGGAAACAAAAATCAATGTTTTATCCTCATGGAGTCATTCTATTCCACGTCTATATTAGTGTCAGGCTGTATGGGATTATTTGAAGCCCTAAGGTTCCATTTGACCTTCAATTGAGCTTCAGTCCATCATGTTAAATCTGATCAAAAGTGAATTTGAGTTCAACCTACAGAACTTGGAAGTGGGATAATGCTATCCAAGGGGTCATCCAGGTATTTATTGCACATGATAAAGGTTTCTGCCTTCACCACCCAATGAGGAGTGAGTTCTCAAACCATATTGCTTGTTGATGGAAATAACTTTTTTCCTCAACACTAATCTAGTCCTTTCATCA
The Hemitrygon akajei chromosome 5, sHemAka1.3, whole genome shotgun sequence DNA segment above includes these coding regions:
- the ndufb3 gene encoding NADH dehydrogenase [ubiquinone] 1 beta subcomplex subunit 3, coding for MGRGLDLPDYKVWSPKGTPLEQVQERLARRGLRDPWARNEAWRFSGGFNKPITFSNIFFRGFKWGFAAFVVALGVEYALSSPNKNDGHH